In Chiroxiphia lanceolata isolate bChiLan1 chromosome 2, bChiLan1.pri, whole genome shotgun sequence, a single genomic region encodes these proteins:
- the LOC116782942 gene encoding trifunctional purine biosynthetic protein adenosine-3-like isoform X7 — protein sequence MGLGGAVCAVNEGKCGERRRIHIPEGDQESLSSEAGTEGKTLILLEDSSAFCVDKQQSVTWLMAQRVLVIGSGGREHALAWKLAQSPHVKHVFVAPGNAGTADNGKISNSAVLVSNHTIVTQFCKDHNIGLVLVGEESLLAAGIVDDLRAAGVRCFGPSAKAARLASNSSLTKAFLDRHGIPTARWKAFSSAQEACRFIISTDFPARVVRARGPAARKEVTITASKEEACRAAQEIMQDRMFGEMVVIEELLQGEELSCSCFTDGVTVAPMPPAQAHKRLLDGDQGPNTGGMGAYCPVPQVPEVLLEQIRGAILQHVVDSMRQEGTAYVGVLQTSLMLTKEGVKILNFKCQFGDPQCQVTLPLLKNDFYEVIQATIDGKLCSFMPAWSESSTAVCVVMASAGYPGDCDRGMEVTGLLQAKALGLQVFHGGTALRDGRVVTSGGRVLSITAVREDLLEALGEANRGVATIHFQGATYRRDVGQRGLRLLQQPLALMFKERRVEASARDVLFHLPQTSVVSGTRAGSRPELGGFAGFFDLKTSGYEDPILVCQTKGLGAKLQMAQACRRHTTLGQDLVALCVNALLAHGAEPLFFLSYFACGKLDAEVTETIQEGIAEACRSAGCAFLGQALSQLPGACSAGDSDLAGFVVGAVERGQVPLGLQRAEEGDVLLGLACPGIHGRGFGAVRKVLLVSSLHCSSPAPGSCGDTTLGEALLSPARLYSPALLPVLRSGHVKAFAPIAEEGLLGGISRVLPEHVSAVLDALSWKIPEIFCWLYKEGNLSAEEMAQTFPCGLGAVLVVQQDLAQHVLGAIRRREEAWLIGKVVAPCHTGGSHIQVENLVEALQQSSPQGLLGDTTMDPRHQPRRRKVKVAVLVSGTGSQAAVPRSSLSSPTSLVWKNSGMQPGLEFPPG from the exons ATGGGGTTGGGAGGGGCTGTTTGTGCTGTTAACGAAGGAAAATGcggagagaggaggaggatccACATTCCCGAGG GAGATCAGGAATCACTTTCATCTGAAGcaggaactgaaggaaaaactCTAATCCTTCTGGAGGACTCCTCAGCCTTTTGTGTGGACAAACAGCAGAGTGTGACGTG GTTGATGGCTCAGCGGGTTTTGGTCATCGGCAGTGGGGGCAGAGAACACGCCCTGGCCTGGAAGTTGGCCCAGTCCCCACATGTCAAACATGTGTTTGTGGCTCCAGGAAATGCAGGAACAGCTGACAATGGAAAAATTTCCAATTCAG ctgtCTTGGTGAGCAATCACACAATTGTTACCCAGTTCTGCAAAGATCACAACATTGGACTTGTGTTAGTTGGAGAGGAATCTCTGTTGGCAGCTG GGATTGTGGATGACTTGAGGGCAGCAGGAGTTCGGTGTTTTGGCCCGTCTGCCAAGGCAGCCCGGCTGGCATCCAACAGCAGCCTCACTAAAGCCTTTCTGGATCGACACGGGATCCCCACAGCACGATGGAAAGCCTTCAGCAGCGCCCAGGAAGCCTGTAGGTTTATCATCAG CACGGACTTCCCTGCACGAGTGGTGCGGGCGAGGGGCCCCGCGGCCAGGAAGGAGGTGACCATCACAGCCAGCAAGGAGGAggcctgcagagctgcccaggagATCATGCAG GACAGAATGTTTGGAGAGATGGTTGTTATTGAAGAACTTCTTCAAGGGGAAGAACTTTCC TGCTCGTGTTTCACGGACGGTGTCACCGTCGCTCCCATGCCCCCGGCCCAGGCCCACAAGCGGTTGCTGGATGGGGACCAGGGCCCCAACACTGGAGGGATGGGAGCCTATTGTCCAGTCCCTCAG GTTCCAGAAGTTCTTCTAGAGCAAATCAGGGGTGCAATCCTCCAGCATGTCGTTGATAGTATGAGACAAGAAGGAACAGCCTATGTGG GTGTGCTGCAAACAAGTTTAATGCTGACTAAAGAGGGGGTGAAGATTTTAAACTTTAAGTGTCAGTTTGGGGATCCCCAGTGCCAG GTAACTCTTCCTCTGcttaaaaatgatttttatgaAGTGATTCAAGCAACAATTGATGGCAAACTCTGCAGCTTCATGCCAGCCTGGtctgagagcagcacagccGTGTGTGTGGTCATGGCCAGCGCGGGATATCCGGGGGACTGCGACAGAGGCATGGAGGTGACAG GGCTGTTGCAGGCCAAGGCCTTGGGGCTGCAGGTGTTCCATGGTGGCACAGCGCTGAGGGATGGCAGGGTGGTGACCAGTGGTGGCAGAGTGCTCTCCATCACTGCTGTCCGGGAGGACCTGCTGGAAGCCCTGGGAGAAGCCAACAGGGGCGTGGCCACCATCCACTTCCAGGGAGCCACGTACAGGAGGGACGTCGGCCAGCGGGGCTTGCGGCTGCTCCAACAGCCCCT TGCCCTGATGTTCAAAGAGAGACGTGTGGAAGCCTCAGCCAGGGACGTTCTGTTTCATCTGCCACAAACATCAGTTGTGAGTGGTACCAGAGCAG GCAGTCGCCCAGAACTGGGAGGCTTTGCTGGTTTCTTTGACTTGAAGACATCTGGTTATGAGGATCCCATCCTGGTGTGTCAAACTAAAGGTCTTGGAGCTAAACTGCAG ATGGCACAAGCCTGCAGGAGACACACCACCCTGGGGCAGGACCTGGTGGCCCTGTGTGTCAATGCCCTCCTGGCCCACGGAGCAGagcccctcttcttcctcagttATTTTGCCTGTGGCAAACTTGATGCTGAAGTGACTGAGACCATCCAAGAAGGAATAGCTGAAGCCTGCAGGAGTGCAGGATGTGCTTTCCTGG GGCAGGCGCTGTCCCAGCTCCCGGGCGCGTGTTCCGCGGGGGACTCGGACCTGGCCGGCTTCGTGGTGGGCGCGGTGGAGCGAGGGCAGGtgcccctggggctgcagagagcCGAGGAGGGGGATGTGCTCCTGGGACTGGCCTGCCCTGGGATCCACGGCCGCGGCTTCGGCGCCGTCCGGAAGGTTCTGCTCGTGTCCTCCCTGCACTGCTCGTCCCCCGCCCCTGGCAGCTGCGGGGACACCACGCTGG GAGAGGCCCTGCTGAGCCCAGCCAGGCTgtacagcccagccctgctgcccgTGCTGCGCTCGGGCCACGTGAAGGCCTTTGCCCCCATTGCTGaggaggggctgctgggaggCATCTCCAGGGTCCTGCCGGAGCACGTCAGCGCCGTGCTGG ACGCTCTCAGCTGGAAGATCCCTGAAATCTTCTGCTGGCTTTACAAGGAGGGGAACCTCTCTGCAGAGGAGATGGCCCAGACCTTTCCTTGTGGGCTCGGGGCGGTGCTGGTGGTGCAGCAGGACCTGGCCCAGCACGTCCTGGGGGCCATCCGGAGGCGGGAGGAGGCTTGGCTCATTGGGAAGGTGGTTGCCCCGTGTCACACAG GAGGTTCCCACATCCAAGTGGAGAACCTGGTGGAggccctgcagcagagcagcccccaggGCCTGCT